In Glycine max cultivar Williams 82 chromosome 4, Glycine_max_v4.0, whole genome shotgun sequence, the genomic stretch TGTTTTGctgtgtattttgttttttttttgctctttttttaGATTATACCTGATTTTGTTCATATTATTAGCTAGTTTGTGTTATTTAGTTGCTATTAAAAATTGCGTTTGTAtgtaaattgaaattatatttggTGTGATTTATATATGCATTAGGATGTCTAAATTGAATTGTTAGGATGTCTAAATGACTGTGTCCCTGTTGTTGCCTTTCCAAACATTTGTGgacaaaattataaagactCCACTAAACCTAAAATTTTACAACTGTGAATGTTAAAGATAGGTACCTTTTGTACAAAGCTTAAACCTCATACAAGGGCATATACTATAGACTATCACAATGTGCTTATTATATGTATGATTGGAAGTTCAAAACATAAATTTCAGTCTAAAAAACTGAGTGTTAGGGGAAGAAGAACTCCTCAAATGGAGACACgccattaattatattttcagtaCTTGATTCTAAATTTTTGTTAGTGACATTCTATATTCTAATCCCCCCCACATATATCAGGTAAATGTGCATATGTGTACTTTGGTTAAATATTACTGACATCAATTCACGCATGACAACATAATGTAATgacaattaaaagttattaacaCAAGTGATTTGATAGTTGaatctttttaattaagatCTGGAGTTTGATCTTTGACTTGATCattaaatcacaattaaaagtataatttatctTAAAGTGGATTAACGAGGTGAAACAAAGAtaaattgatttctaaaataagaTGTCTTAAATACTTAATGGGAATTCTTTTGatattgaaaacaaatttttctAATCTGATACCTACACAATCTAAGCACTGTTATAAGCATGAGAATTCAAAGCTAATACCATATGAGATAAGTAGAAACTGGTGAATCACAAACATGCCCATCCAATTGATTACACGCACCTTACCCATCCAATTGAGTGAAACAACATAAACTAAATTGTATTAGTCGTGAAATGATACATTTGGACACAGTGGCATTAGAATTAGATATGAAGATATATCCTTGTTAACAAAAGGCCCTACAAATTTTTCAACCATACATGCAAATAGAGGTTTGAAAACTTAATTTGACCAAATTAATAAGAAACATACAAAACATGTGTTTGAACAAATTTGTAATGACAAAGCTATGTTaccaattatttgaatatttaatttgaccgaaaaaaataaatgttcttcatgatttcagatcatggttagaacacgaggtttaggtcgtgcgTTAGGAGCAGGTAAAGGTAGAGGCATTAGTGAGGATGCGCATGAGGCTGATGTTCCTCGGCGTCGTAGGCCTACTGCTTCAGCACGTAGGCAACGGGTTCGTCTGCGTGAGGACGTCACAGAGAGACCTGAGGATGTGCCTCAGTTGCATGTGTggcaccctctacccctcacatatatattaataaaggaataaaaattcaaatattaattaaaagtatttttaaaacatatttaaatacaagcctttcaaatgggtaaaaggctcacattcacttttctaacattatcataaaatttttctaaataaataataaattcacttcggCTCAAAGAAGGTCATCTaagtttcatacaattaatatagaacctatatcctaatgtcacatcctatcagagcgtggtgttctcatgtcctctagcatgaggttcttcattgtcatccacctattcatctgcttccccgaacacaaagttcaagatcatcacaggatccaaacacaaacagcaaaccgggagtgagttatcacatttctaactactagagagaaacaacacaacatatagtagccaaatacaatttacttagcatatctcacactatttcatcactttttcattcatcaatcacacttttcaatcatcaatcacaatacacaagaatcacacactccgatcaagacataataacacatcaatttcataataaacaattagcaagtgtatgcaacagttatgctaagactcaagcctatatacaatgtggtaccatgtcagtgaaaaacctcgtcgggtgcctaggagtacatgacaagacaaaccacacaatagtaagtcaagtcactctcactagataATATCATatggagaccagtcagggtcacagtgttttgcgagaatgctccaaccatatgggatcaacataggcttaaaggagcactcaaaccgtgtgacccgcaaggcctacactccgaagagtccgtcagggcctctccctcctgattcaggtccaacccagaaaacattttagcacacagactctatttatgaactgtacaaaacacacgactcctcaattgttctcaaaataattttaactcgtcgccctttaagggtcttatcattaactcgtcacccttaaagggacttaacattaactcgtcgcccaaaaagggacttagcatcaactcgccgccctaaaagggacttaacatcaactcgtcgccctaaaagggacttagcattaactcgtcgcccttgaaaggacttatgatcgtgtggttgtacaattcatagttcacaactcaatgcacatatatatctcaatcatatacatactcaatttatcacatacacttaatctcaatcacaatggtataatctcaatttaacatgttatcacacctcatgaatcatatacactttacctatgaactatgcaatacacacatctactcaattgttttcaaaatcattttaaagggtcttacaattgtgtgattgcatagttcataggtcacaactcaatacacacatctcatctcaatacacacatctcatctcaatacacatgtatttcatcatccgtcacatgttcaatttatcgcatactcacagtttgaatcatcatttcataacctcaacataacaatttatacaaaagattttataaCAACATGGAATGTAAAACCTCTGAAATAGTTCctcacaattgtatcaaaatcaattaatcaaaaccaTTGGttaacacaaagacatcaagagcactcaagtttatcaatcaattctcatcaggacatcaattaatacatagaacacaataatattgtattcataatcataaagaaaaattataattcaataaacatcccaaaatacacccaaatttagttctctaaggatccctacgcatgttcattctaactctcaattgcgataaactcatcccttacctttgagcggactcacgtgtcttcagctagcgatagtaacatctctagcggttccctgagattccttcagttattcttttgactgctccgatagaattcccaaacgtcagagagacggagaagagattgaaacctccacttgtactgtcttcatgcgattccttatTCTCCCTCCGCgaatattatttcaaaattcccaacggtggaagtgtgcgcaattgaatttagaacaacatatccaaatttcacaacaatccaacggttaacgaaatgGGAAttgtagttttaccaagacagctctgggtttctgcaggaaagaaaaatgctacaatgcgagaGACATTTCTCTTAGCTCAGATGTGATATCAAAATTatcaacggtgagaatgctcggaaatGGATTTCGAACATGCtgtttaaatttcacgacgatccaacggtgaataagtctaagatcgtcatttttctgagacaagtTTGATggtctgcgggaaaaagagagggttttgggagaggaagaCAGAAAAAACGAAATTGGTAGGCAGAAGAGGCTGAGaagtcagtctgaaaactgacctagcatgtcgctatttataactaggggtattcacgacctattatttactttatttatttatttttattattttataaaaaaagaaactctattttttctccatcaaatgaataataaaatacccttcttattttctctcaaaccattattttattataactatttttctttatttatttaattataaaatatcattattctctaaaatttaataaacgaaaaaaatgggatgttacagcATGAGGATGTTCCTCATGTGTCTGATGCCACCCCAGAGATGACAGGCGCCGCCGATGCTGTTCAGACAGAGGGAGTGGCTATTGATGGGAGCTTGGGGTCACCTGTTGCAGATGAGGGATTCCCCAGTGGACCACGCGACCCATCGATTTTGACCGATTTTGCTGAGCATGCCGCACACAGCATCTGGAGTGGACAGGTACGTAGTTTTTAATGTTGactaattacataaaaattatttgtagttggattgttttttatatgcacgttattataaattgttattcAATTTAGGAACGACCCGATCCGAAGTTGGTCTCCCACGGTAGAAAAGTAGATAAAATTGGGAGACCAACGCCTGAGATCGAAGGGTTGATTGCTGACACCGGATTGAGTCCACTGATCAGGTGTTCTGTTATCACCACTGATCCTGGACTCATATCCGCCTTCGTCGAGAGGTGGCATCGCGAGACTAGCACGTTCCACCTGCCAGTAGGCGAGTTGACGATCACGTTGGATGGCGTGGCGTCACTCCTACACGTTCCCATCACTGGCGCGTTGCATACGTTCGAGCCGCTGGTTACTTCAGACGCCATTGGTCTACTGATGGAGCTTCTTGAGGTCAATCATGAGGAGCTTACATTTGAGACCCGACAGGCTGGTGGGCCTCATGTCCGATTGGGGTGGCTTCGGGACTTGTATGAGAGCCAGTGCAGGGCCAGACGATGGGTTGTAGCAGCCTGCACGTATCTGCTCCACTTGGTGGGTTGTACTCTTTTCACCAACAAGAGTTCAACCCATGTACATGTCATGCACCTGGAGGCTTTTAGGGACCTGGCCCGGGCAGGGGGATTCGCTTGGGGAGCAGCTGTATTAGTCCACATGTACGAGCATCTGAACGACGCATCGCAGGCCTCTACACGGCAGCTGGGCGGTTATATTACACTTCTCTAGGTACGTATTATCActgataatttaaattgaagtagcattgaatctctttttttttattgatgttgaCTATGTGTTTGTAGTGCTGGATATACGAGCACTTTCCTACAGTGCATACATCCGTCGTTCATGATGCTTATGATAAGGGGAGCCCACAGGCATGCAAATGGCTTACGGGTAAGGCTCATATGACGGGGATCAAGGGAGACCCGTATCAGAGACGTTTGGATGCCCTGACTGTGACTGACATGTGCTGGATGCCCTATGGTGAGCACCGGGGAGTCAAGGGCTTTGACTTGATATCGTCGTACACCGGCCAGCTCAGATGGGGTCAGATTGTGGTGTACGTTTGACCTGAGCGGGTTCTTCGACAGTTTGGCTACCTTCAGATGGTCCCTCCGCCGCCGGTTTGTGATTCTTTGACGGGTGATGATATAGATGACCGGTAGCTGCATTTTTCAGACCATTTGGTGCCTTCAGGGGAGCTCTGTGTAATTCCTGGACAGGTGGCGTCAGACTAAATGGAGTGGTTTTTTCGGATATCGCACCCATTCATCACGCGGACCGAGGAGACTGTTGCACCGAGACATCCGCCTCCCCCTCATTATGAGGAGTTCGTCGAGCCACCCATCCCCGAGGTTTCAGTCGTGACCGATCTCCCTACGCATTCAGTGGTAAGCATAACTTCTGtagtttttcataatttaaattttttaaagatgtGATACTGACTTTGTTATTTTGGCTGTGACAGGTTCACTGCAAAGGATGTCAAGGGATGGCTGAGGATTTAGGAGCGATTGCTGAGGATTTTGAGCGGGTCATCAACCTCAGGATGGTCATTGAGGGCATTGACTTACATGACATCATGACTCGTTGTCTGAAGAGAGTTAGAGGTAACGTCGCAGATGGAAGTCTTAGGCTGCGCCAGAGACGCCGCATAGATtaggatttatatttttattgtacttaaattattaatttttgtatttgtttatgtatGTCATAAAACACATTTACTTACatcatttatgatttatgtttgtctctctataaatatatggtttgaaatttaaatataaaccaCACACATGAATCACATTTATAATggtatttgaatatataaaataaagaagataaaataatttaacaaggAGATAAtattaggaaaagaaaaaaaattgtcatgttgAAAATAATGTTATTCCACTCATTCAaatatggaaataaaaaataaaaattatgacatgacaattttattaaagaaaaaaatatgtaaaataaacttattgtcatgttggaaaaaatatgttaaagtaATACAATGTTATGGTCACTaagaaactttaaaaaaataatcaaaacatgtctatttttttgttttcagtaCATCtagtttttttagaagaaaaattgatgaaaaaccattttgaaagtgaggtaaaattaatttatccaaatttgctttgttattaaaatttaatttgtaatttaaatgttaaaatttataactattctgaaattatatattttaaccatATATATACGTAcagtaaagaataaaaaagttgGTTTTGGGCCTTTTAGAAACATGCCTAAGTACCCCTGTTCgggctttttttaaaattatgtgggAGCCGCTTGAGACTGTCTAGGGCCGCTATTTGGCATGTTTGCACGtcaaggaacaaaaaaaaaaataaaagcagcgCCCCGTTCCATCGAATCGCACCTCAAACCGaggcaccaaaaataaaaaagttggtTTTCGGCCTGTTAGAAACATATAACTAGCATCAATTCAACACAAATATAACAATTTGACACACTAACACTTGTTCACGGAACAATTCATTAATTACATGAACATAAATCCAATGTAAATATAGATACATAAATATTACAAGTTCAGTGTCCGCTTAGGTCTACATGCGTTGTATTAATTGTCATTAGGCTTAAGTATTGCTGCATTCTACCTACATATGCAGTTGGCCATTGTTTTGCCTCCGGATACGCATTGCTTGACCACAACAACGTCATAGGCGGTAAGGGACAACGATCTTTCAGATAAACCTATTGTAAgtgaaattacaataataacttaaacaaacaaaccaactcattcaataattgaaattatttgagtAAACGAATTTTCAAtggacctgaacaaaatgactACCAAACACATAACCGACGCATATCATGCAGTGCACAACAGAATCGGCCGGTGGTCGACTTCTGAGAGGAAAATATGTGAAGCTCTGTTGTCGTGACAAtgatacaaggattacattatatCTTGACGCAATTACATATCCCATatccgttatatccatccattTGTCCATACTAAcctaaatcacaaaacaaatacACGTGTCactcatgtaaacattatttatataaataaaaagcataaaacacaTACCTTGGATAACCCATCCACGTGTAGGGACAACCTCAGCTGTTCATATCTCTCCGTGCCACCAAAGATCTTTATGTAGTCTTGCGACcatttgccaagttctttaatcaattcgtTACGCATCATGGCCCAACACTCTTCTCCCATACCTAACAAAGCGGAAACTGACCGATATCCACAATTACCATCCGCTTTCACATCAACAACATCCTCAATGAAACCATGCATAAATGGCGGAAATTGATCCAGCATGGGGATCATCCTTGCTGGCTTCGATGGTTCAAAAGATGATGCACTGGGTCTGACTGAGGTGTTGCTGTTTTGAATCGAATgataagcatcaacatactcccaataaGATGGATCACGCTTTGTCGATCTTTCACTTCTTTTCATTACCTTTTCGGGGCATCTTTCGTCTTAACCTTTGTtggaggagggcacatagaggTCTCATCGGGAAACGCGAATTCTCAGAGTTTACTCTTGAAGGTAACTTTCCCGTAAACATCAAGTTCCTCAAATCTTTTATGTATTCTATCaatctcttccttgatgctcACTTCGGCCTCACATAGCCCCTGGTCTGAAAAATTAGGTCTCCTCCAGTACATATGGACTGCATCCAGTGGGATGCTGCCACCATCATACCTTTGTAGCTcgcatgcacaaggaagacctaGCGTGGTTCTCAAGACACACCCACAAGAAGACAGATTGTCTTTCAAATGACGTACACGCTCAAACTCAAcctaaatttcatttaaagcgtACCTTGACACCATTCctagaagcctcttgtataaggttttcttAAAAACATGACCAACGACATGCGTACTTGTTTCGAATGATGCTCTAATTTCAGTGTGTTGCAGcgtcatcatgttgttcattgcatcccaaacactatAGAGGTCTCTAACGCTATTCTGTAATACCCTTTACAAAGACCAATGAGCATATttaaccctacatttaaaacacacaacagagaagacaaattaataacaataatgttccaaacaatcattaaaagaaacttgactaaaataataaaacatttaaatacctatttgttgttgtgttgcctaggtgcatcaccttatttgtCCAGGCCAAGATAAATTTCTCCTTGTGTGGGACAATCCATGTCTCACATACGTAGTCAACGAACATTGGCCATGGGGAACACGCTACTTGAAACCTTTGAAGGTGTTCAGGGAACTCCTGTTCCGAAGGACAATCTACCAGGTTATCCCAACTATCCATTACGTAGTCCCAGGCATTCTTCTGACCAATTAGCGATTTGcactttgccttcacattcttgtccatgtgaaacctgcacaacaaattcgTACACTCCAGAAACAcaactttcacagcattcatcAGGGCTAGGTCTCTGTCTATGACAATAACAACAGGAAGGCgatcatttcttaaaaaaaggcCTCAAAACCGTTTCAATGCCCATACAAGATTGTTCACGCGCtcaccctccagatatgcaGACCCAGCAGAGAAAGTCATCCCGGTTGGTGTCACCCCCACAATGTCAAGCAATGGGAGCCTGTAcctattttttttgtaggtactgtctatcaAAAAAACAAGATTACATGTGTTACATAACTTAACtacatctgggtgacaccaaaacaaatCACGCACCacatcttcatccttcaatctatgccaatgaatgtattggtCACGTTCAAGGAGCCTCATTAGGTGTTTCATTTCAGTGTCATCTCCTCtgattgaagaacgatatgcacttcttgcattgtagatttgtttgattgtggtgCAACTGCTGCtgttgtgctccttcaacgttagtaggatgtttcttggtttcacattcgacttcgtcatatcagcaatgATATTCTTCTCATCATTTGTCAATCTCCcagcatatggatgtccaactaaggtctTCGCCAATTCATGGTTGTGAATCCCACATATCAGTTTCACCGCCCAACCTTCACCTCCATGCACTGGTTTTCCATGAATCAaaaagggacaaccacattttctAGTGCCTGtgtctcttctaacaaattctttcttcctacaCTTGTACTTACcgctcctttcacacccaattgaCACAAATGAAGTTCTTCCTCTGCTACCAGTATATGTATCAGACCTCATAATTACTGCAACAAAACCGTTTTCATGGGCAACCATTCGAGCCCACTTCAAAACATCTTCTCGGGTTGCAAAGACCTAGGACACAACCacgacatattaatttttacacaaaTCATACATTAGATCAAACAATTAAAACTGATCGACATgattacctgagaagtattaaaagcatctgaacaatcaacatgtgcttcattcacaccacaatcttcttcatcttgaaaatccatatcaacttcttcggACATCGCACTGTAATATgcccattgatcttcgtccatcttaattcaaaatataactatcacctaattcaacattcaactaaataatttgaacaatacaacaacccaaaaaaatttacaaactaTGAATATCAAACTAATTCAACATTTGACAACctcacacaaatatttaatctacatatacatcaatattttaacaacaaccaaattcaacttttaattacataatttaaaaattataacctACAAAGctcatttaaccaaaaaatacttcaacctaggcaaaaaaaatcagcacttcaaccaacaaatatatttttatgtttcacataaattacaaatagaattaaccaaaataacattcaaaataatcttaaaactaaaaaatcataaaacgaATTACTACACGGAAGAAGGTTTCTTCCGCAGTTGTAATGTCAGGTGTAATTTAAACAACGAAAGAAACCTTCTTCCGTGGAGTCTCGCGGAAGACGTCTTCTGCGAGACTCCACAGAAGAAGTTTTTTTCTTCCGCAGTAATGTCATCGCCGGAAGAAAATTTCTTGGATCGAATCTGAAACGCTTACACCATTCTACTACCAAAAATAAACAATCAACCATAGAAAAGCAGCTATGTACCTTAGTTGACAAATATCACACCAAAGCAGAACACAAGCACAATCAGCACGGACAAATATCGCACAGCACAAGCACCAGAATGGAGAAAACGCAGGAGAGAACGCAGAAAGCAaccatgaaataaaaaaaacagctttttataaaagaaaaatgttcaggggcatttttgggttttttaaaaattgttgggTGCCCCTAGCAATTCCCTTCCAGTTGTCTCTGTGCTGCTCCTTGAAAATCACAcagttttaaaattgaatcacaaaattaaatattaacacaacTATATGGATAGCGCAGGGACAGCTGAGAAAAGGACAGTAGAGAAGCCAATTTCAGATAAAATTGTTACTTCTGCATTGAACGAAAAGCAACATTAATACAAACACATCATAAGTGTTTTAAAGCATACCTCTTACGTTTGCATAAAAGGTGAAACCGTGGTAGGAGTAGAAAAAAGTTAcataaaaaatgtgataaaaCAAAAGTAGCTGTTGCTTTCTTGTTACTGTAGAAAATTAATTGTTCAACTGTATAAACAAGGCTAAAATGTTTTGGGTCCCTGTAAAGTTACCAAAGTATAAAATTCGTCCCTATGAAAATTTTGGTTTGTCTCATGttctcacaaaattaaaatgtactaTTTCTTTTGCCTAAAATTAGGTTGGGTTGATCCCGTACCTATGTGTCATTCTCTTATTAGTCTAATTattgtctatttttttcttatcattttttaggtttaaaacCTCCCGACAAATTGCAAAAAATCGCTACAAATTGGAAGATAAATTTGAACAAACAAATgtcctaaaaaagaaaaaagaatggcATCAGTTAAGTGGAAGCATAAGGAACGTTGCCCCCGAGAATAACGTTTGcccaaaatatttattcttttgcCAATATAGAATAGCTTAGGGCCACCCACCAAGAAAGATCGAAAATCCTTTCTGTCACAATACAGAATCTACACTTGACCCACTAAATCTACCTAACCATTACAAAACATTCCAGGGATGCCAATACCAGATATACACTAGCATTACAATCATAATTGATACAAGGATAATGCAGGATTTGAAGACCAATCATGAAAGTAATTGGTGAACTCCATGGGCATTCTAGCATTGCGAGGCTGATGTTATTCTATGCATGAGGCCCTTGCGGCATTGTCGACCATCGCAACAGCATTGGCGCCGCCAACACTGGCCTCGTGTTCTTCAACAGAAAACTTCTCATCATGTCGGAGGACAACCTTCCCTACAAGCTCTAAATCACCGCCTCCAACAACCTCGAAACAATTGGTCGTTACGGCTTCCACGACCAACTCAATTTCTCCATGGTCCCGCATTCAAAGGTCAATCCTACTTGCATCGAGCTCGTTAGGCTGAGCTACGACGTCACAAGCAAGTTCGTGAGGTACTTCTGTCTCTCATCAGAGGAGAGAAGTCACCGGATGTCGAAATACCCCTCGACACTCCAACAATGACGCACAACTTCGTGATCACGGAGAATTATATAGTGATCCCCGACCATGGATGTGGAATTTTTCTAAAGTGCTTTTAGTGTGCGATGTTtacagtttattttttttgggctGCTTAGATGGGCTTCTGAATGGCTTTGGATCCAAGAAGACTCTGATTGAAGATTTTGCTTACGGAGATGTTGAAATTTGCaactgtttttcttttcaatttggggggggggggggggtaaaaCCCCAAAAATTGTAAGAAGAGAATAGCAAACAATTGGACGAATAAAAGGGTGACATACAATTGGACGAATAAAAGGGTGACATGTAGGTGTAGGGATCAACCCAGCCTAACTCCGGaccaaaaataatacattttaaatttgtgaggacaaaattcaaacaaatttttgcaGAGATGAAATccatattttgataattttacaaGGACaagaaacatattttatcctatAAACAAACACAATAAAAAGATTGTTGAACAATATCCAACAAATATCGACCAATAATAAAGAATGTTACATGTGTTGGTAGCATTTCTCCCGTAAAATATTAATGAGTCTAGATAAAATACAATGTAAATGAATTTGGGCCTCAAAGACAAGCATTGTAAAAAATATGGAATTGTAAACCATTTGGGAGAGACCACTACCGAAAGCTAATACAGTTAATAATTTACAGCTTGATCTTTTCAGACCATAAACAACACGAAGCCTCAATTTCTGCCAAAAAAAAGGCAATAAGAAAAACCTCATAAATTTAACACCAAAAGGACTTTCCATATACATTTGCCGAGAGAGAAGTTATACGCCACACCGGATGCTTGAAGTGTATTGATCAACACAAATTGCTGTTTACCGTGCAGCTGTTTATTTGAAGAATCAGCAAATAAGTGACTTGaaaagcttttaagatgtgcacCAAAGAGTCTTACCCCACATTAGTTGTCATGAATCAGAGAACTTCTCTCAATCAGATGGAAGTAGTCCAAGAATTCATTTGTCCTTCAGAAGCACAAGGAGATCCTATATACCTCAACCACCGGTTTCCTGTTTTTACCGTTACCGGGGTGA encodes the following:
- the LOC102668631 gene encoding protein MAIN-LIKE 2-like → MTEVDMVDLTTDVRVKCDGVTHEDVPHVSDATPEMTGAADAVQTEGVAIDGSLGSPVADEGFPSGPRDPSILTDFAEHAAHSIWSGQERPDPKLVSHGRKVDKIGRPTPEIEGLIADTGLSPLIRCSVITTDPGLISAFVERWHRETSTFHLPVGELTITLDGVASLLHVPITGALHTFEPLVTSDAIGLLMELLEVNHEELTFETRQAGGPHVRLGWLRDLYESQCRARRWVVAACTYLLHLVGCTLFTNKSSTHVHVMHLEAFRDLARAGGFAWGAAVLVHMYEHLNDASQCWIYEHFPTVHTSVVHDAYDKGSPQACKWLTGKAHMTGIKGDPYQRRLDALTVTDMCWMPYGEHRGVKGFDLISSYTGQLRWGQIVVYV
- the LOC102668771 gene encoding uncharacterized protein, which produces MKRSERSTKRDPSYWEYVDAYHSIQNSNTSVRPSASSFEPSKPARMIPMLDQFPPFMHGFIEDVVDVKADGNCGYRSVSALLGMGEECWAMMRNELIKELGKWSQDYIKIFGGTERYEQLRLSLHVDGLSKVSMDKWMDITDMGYVIASRYNVILVSLSRQQSFTYFPLRSRPPADSVVHCMICVGYVFGSHFVQVH